The sequence below is a genomic window from Oncorhynchus clarkii lewisi isolate Uvic-CL-2024 unplaced genomic scaffold, UVic_Ocla_1.0 unplaced_contig_12164_pilon_pilon, whole genome shotgun sequence.
CAGGTCAAAAATCAGATCTGTACAGAGAGGAGTACCGAAGACCCCGAACACGATGATAACCAGAAACATACTTCATGTTTTTCTAATATCAAAATATTTCTAGTATCGGAATGTGCGCTGATGCTGGCGCAGGGGACGGTTGGCGCGTATCTGGTAAGTTATCCTCTCAGAACGCTGTCGAACGTCCCAACCTTCCAGTGATGGGAAATCATGTTTGTTCCCCTTCACATGCGATGTAGGCGATTTTCTTTTGGTGAGAAACCGTGACGTTAGGTCAAGTGGCCCTTACACACGGAGCTCGCCAGAATCAACATTCATGCACAACAATGTCGCCGGCGGTGTTGTTTTGTGTTCACATGAAATCAGGCTCATATCACGGAGCCTTCCAATTTCCACTGTCCATTGATTTATAACGCAGACGCATCAGGCTAAGAGACTGCACCAGTAGAATGGTTGCCACGACACGTAACAACGCACAAACACGTTTTTGACCGGTTCACCAGGTGACATCTGGTCTCAGTAtaaaatgtgtattttgatgGCAGTTAGGCTACATCTTCTTAACAGATTATGGGCCTCTGTCGTGAGGCAGGCAGGTGGTATTCACCAGTGGAGCACCAGCATCACATGGCCGATACTGTATTTATGACAGGCCTCATCAGTATGAACCTGCAGATAAACCAACACTGCTTTTGATTATAACTGTTGGAACTAGCTGGGGCTATGATACGCATGGTGCATAATAGACTTGTTGAATAACTGTTGGAACTAGCTGGGGCTATGATACGCATGGTGCATAATAGACTTGTTGAataactgttgttgttgttgtaccaCCAGACCCCCCCCCTCCTAATTTCAGTTGACATATTTTCAATAATGCAGATGTGGGCAATTTGATTTGAGGTGTTGGGCTGGTCTGTAGTGCAGTGCTTAGTGTACAATTAATAGTGTCCCCTTATGTCCAAGCCCCCTAACCacaagtggtggaaaaagtacccaattgtcatacttgagtaaaagtaaagataccttaatagaaaaagtCACCAAGTAAAATCCAACTTGAgttaaagtctaaaagtattcagTTTAGTCTCCTCTACTTACTAAATCGCCACATTATTCAATAATAGATGTAGATCATGATATTAGAACCCAAATGTTGACCAGTGGGccctagatcaaatcaaattgtattgtcacatgcaccgaatacaacaggtgtaggtagaccttacagtgaaatgatgaatacaacaggtgtaggtagaccttacagtgaaatgctgaatacaacaggtgtaggtagaccttacagtgaaatgctgaatacaacaggtgtaggtagaccttacagtgaaatgctgaatacaacaggtgtaggtagaccttacagtgaaatgctgaatacaacaggtgtaggtagacctcacagtgaaatgctgaatacaacaggtgtaggtagaccttacagtgaaatgctgaatacaacaggtgaaggtagaccttacagtgaaatgctgaatacaacaggtgtaggtagacctcacagtgaaatgctgaatacaacaggtgtaggtagaccttacagtgaaatgctgaatacaacaggtgtaggtagaccttacagtgaaatgcttacttaacaaGCCCTTATAAGAGGTTgtgttcagcgcatgtgacaaataaagtgtgatttgatttgagatgtcaACCTTATAGGCTCCTCGTCTCCCCCACACTACATAGTACAGATATCCCTCTCCCCCACACTACAAATTACAgatatctctctcccccacactacaAATTACAGATATCCCTCTCCCCCACACTACATAGTACAGATATCCCTCTCCCCCACACTACATAGTACAgatatctctctcccccacactacatAGTACAGATATCCCTCTCCCCCACACTACATAGTACAGATATCCCTCTCCCCCACACTACAAATTACAgatatctctctcccccacactacatagtacagatatctctctcccccacactacatagtacaaatatccctctcccccacactacatagtacagatatccctctcccccacactacatagtacagatatccctctcccccacactacatagtacagatatctctctcccccacactacatAGTACAGATATCCCTCTCCCCCACACTACATAGTACAGATATCCCTCTCCCCCACACTACATAGTACAGATATCCCTCTCCCCCACACTACAAATTACAgatatctctctcccccacactacatAGTACAGATATCCCTCTCCCCCACACTACATAGTACAGATATCCCTCTCCCCCACACTACATACTACAGATATCCCTCTCCTCCACACTACATAGTACAGATATCCCTCTCCCCCACAATACATAGTACAGATATCCCTCTCCCCCACACTACATAGTACAGATATCCCTCTCCCCCACACTACATAGTACAGATATCCCTCTCCCCCACACTACATAGTACAGATAACCCTCTCCCCCACACTACATACTACAGATATCCCTCTCCTCCACACTACAGATAGCCCTCTCCCCCACACTACATAGTACAGATATCCCTCTCCCCCACACTACATAGTACAGATATCCCTCTCCCCCACACTACATAGTACAGATATCCCTCTCCCCCACACTACATACTACAGATATCCCTCTCCCCCACACTACATATTACAGATATCCCTCTCCCCCACACTACATAGTACAGATATCCCTCTCCTCCACACTACAGATATCCCTCTCCCCCACACTACATAGTACAGATATCCCTCTCCCCCACACTACATAGTACAGATAACCCTCTCCCCCACACTACATAGTACAGATATCCCTCTCCCCCACACTACATAGACATATATCCCTCTCCCCAACATTACATAGACAGATATCCCTCTCCCCCACACTACATAGTACAGATATCCCTCTCCCCCACACTACATAGTACAGATATCCCTCTCCCCCACACTACATAGTACAGATATCCCTCTCCCCCACACTACATAGTACAGATATCCCTCTCCCCCACACTACATAGTACAGATATCCCTCTCCCCCACACTACATAGTACAGATATCCCTCTCCCCCACACTACATAGTACAGATATCCCTCTCCCCCACACTACATAGTACAGATATCCCTCTCCCCCACACTACATAGTACAGATAACCCTCTCCCCCACACTACATACTACAGATATCCCTCTCCTCCACACTACAGATAGCCCTCTCCCCCACACTACATAGTACAGATATCCCTCTCCCCCACACTACATAGTACAGATATCCCTCTCCCCCACACTACATAGTACAGATATCCCTCTCCCCCACACTACATAGTACAGATATCCCTCTCCCCCACACTACATACTACAGATATCCCTCTCCCCCACACTACATAGTACAgatatccctctctcccacactacaTAGTACAGATATCCCTCTCCCCCACACTACATAGTACAGATATCCCTCTCCCCCACACTACATAGTACAGATATCCCTCTCCCCCACACTACATAGTACAGATAACCCTCTCCCCCACACTACATACTACAGATATCCCTCTCCTCCACACTACATAGACAGATAGCCCTCTCCCCCACACTACGTAGACAGATAGCCCTCTCCCCCACACTACGTAGACAGATAGCCCTCTCCCCCACACTACATAGACAGATAGCCCTCTCCCCCACACTACATAGACAGATAGCCCTCTCCCCCACACTACATAGACAGATAGCCCTCTCCTCCACAGTACGTAGACAGATAGCCCTCTCCCCACACTACATAGACAGATAGCCCTCTCCTCCACACTACATAGACAGATAGCCCTCTGCCCCACACTACATAGACAGATAGCCCTCTCCTCCACACTACGTAGACAGATAACCCTCTCCCCCACACTACGTAGACAGATAGCCCTCTCCTCCACACTACATAGACAGATAGCCCTCTCCTCCACACTACATAGACAGATAGCCCTCTCCTCCACACTACGTAGACAGATATAACATTGTGTTTCTAGGTGAGTGTTCTGACCACCCTGGAGCGCCGCTTCAACCTCCAGTCCGCCGACGTGGGCGTGATCGCCAGCAGCTTTGAGATCGGCAACCTGGCCCTCATCCTATTTGTCAGCTACTTCGGTGCAAAGGCCCATCGGCCGCGTCTGATTGGCTGTGGGGGCCTCGTCATGGCGCTGGGAGCGCTGCTCTCCGCCCTGCCAGAGTTCCTGACCCACCAGTATGAGTATGAGGCCGGGGATGGGTGGCACGCGGAGGACGGGAGGGATGTGTGTTCCAACATGACCAGGACTGAGGGCAGAGACTCCGCCTTCCTGTGTGGGAACAAGTCCAACACCAACATGATGTACCTGCTGCTGATAGGGGCCCAGGTACTGCTGGGGATCGGGGCAACACCAGTACAGCCTCTAGGGGTGTCCTACATAGACGACCACGTTAAGAGGAAAGACTCCTCTCTGTATATAGGTGAGTATATCAACCTTATATAATATACATATTAATAATGGAACAACTGTTACTCGTCTCTGTATATAGGTGAGTATATCAACCTTATATAATATACATATTAATAATGGAACAACTGTTACTCGTCTCTGTATATGGAGTAGGACCACACGCATTAGGAAGAAAGTAGTGACTcgtctctatactgtatatagaggtCAGTTAACTACCACTCCCTAAccacactaaccctaaccacaattCCAGCAGGTTctctctgtatatactgtaggtgagtAGGACCACACACTTTAGAACAAAATAACTTGGAGCACCTCGCTGAAACGTTCAACCAGCCCGTCAGTTTGAGGGTGGTAACGGGTTGTGCCATGCTGTCTGTGATGCTGCTTTACGAGCTTGGAGTTGAATTTGGTTCCCTGATCAGTGACAATATAACCTATTGGAACATGACTAACTACTTGTTAGTATTCCTGTGATGTGTTTGGAAACGCACACCATAGAGCAGAGGTAGGTAACTACAGCCTAGGGCTGATTCATGTCAGAGCAGATGGTTGGGAGAAtggaacataattataataatttgtacactcTAAATTGACCACAATTAAATTGACCCAAAAAGAGATTGTATTTGTAAAAGTTGTTCCATAGTAATTTCATagcttgattacattgagacacgatcaAATTTCTTTTTTTCGCTGGATTCCTGGCGGTTTTTAGTCTTTTTGGACCAAttattattgtaatgtttttttgcaAAAAGCTTTGGGGGAGCCCAAAACAAATGACTGGCAGGCCGATTTTGGCACGCGGGCTGCCAGTTGCCGACCCCTGCCATAGAGGTTAAGTGCTGAGAGAGAATGATGAGGACAGTAACAGATGGTAATGAGGTAATTTAGCATCAGCACAACAGGCAGAATACAGTGGCTAGTATATGAGAAGAAAAACTCAATTCAACACTATATCATAATGACTCCATTCTTTACAACATTATCTGGCTCTAACCAACTAGCCCTGGATTACCTCTGTGGCTCTAACTAATAAGTACTAACCCTGGATTAACTCTGTGGCTCTAACTAACAAGTACTAGCCCTggattaactctctgtctctaactAATAAATACTAGCCCTGGATTAACTCTGTCTCTAACTAACAAGTACTATCCCTGGATTAACTCTCGGGCTCTAACTAACAAGTACTAGCCCTGGATTACCTTAGTGGCTCTAACTAACAAGTACTAGCCCTGGATTACCTCTGTGGCTCTAACTAACAAGTACTAGCCCTGGATTAACTCTGTGGCTCTAACTAACAAGTACTAGCCCTggattaactctctgtctctaactAATAAATACTAGCCCTGGATTAACTCTGTCTCTAACTAACAAGTA
It includes:
- the LOC139394707 gene encoding solute carrier organic anion transporter family member 3A1-like gives rise to the protein MLAQGTVGAYLVSVLTTLERRFNLQSADVGVIASSFEIGNLALILFVSYFGAKAHRPRLIGCGGLVMALGALLSALPEFLTHQYEYEAGDGWHAEDGRDVCSNMTRTEGRDSAFLCGNKSNTNMMYLLLIGAQVLLGIGATPVQPLGVSYIDDHVKRKDSSLYIGIVFSTLVFGPACGFILGSLCTKVYVDAVFIDT